The genomic segment GtgaatattaaacatatttctctCCAATGTTTGGCTTCACAACTTCAAAGGCACTTGCCCTCCAAAAAAGCTTAAGAACGATGTGCACCTCTAGTTTGGTGGTtggaagagaaaataaactggTTATTCATgaagcttttatgttttatacacGGAGAAGCCTTGTTGCTCACAGATCTCCAATTTTCCGAGTTGGAATCCTACGTCTGGGGAAGCACtgcttgatttctttttgtttatgaGCTTTGATATTCCCACTTCAGAGAGAACACAAAACGCAACGTATGTCACCAATTACCAGAGAGTTTCTGTTGATGGAAAATTGTctccagtttgttgtttttgcattcCTGCCACCGGATGTTTATGTTCGGCTTGCAttttattaatctgatttagaaaaaataacCTCCTACGTCTCGGCTTGAACTGCATGTTCTTTTCAGTTTATCTGAGTAGGCGGCTCCGAGTGGTTCTGTCGAGCTCCTCAGACATCCATCTGAACTGCCATCCGCAGCAGAAGCTCATACTAGACTTTCATATCTTTGCATAATAAAAAGGTACTGTAAGTTGGCACTAATGCATCATTTTGGAGGGGATTTCCTCCAGATTTTGACTCAGTACAGAAAGGAAGACACCCACCATGAGCGGTACAGCTGACAGGTCCGTTACACCAATGACGAGATGCAGAAGTTAAGTTTCACCTCATAAATATCAGTTTCTCTGTAACCAGGAGCCTAGTTCTGATGACATTAGATCCTAATCTCATTTGACAGTGATCTGATCTCATCTTTTTCTTGAAACACATTCAAACTGTCGAGGTGATGACATGAAGTGACTGGAAATTCAGATGAGTGCATAAATGAGGTTGCGAGTAAGAAGCTTTAAGTGGCACATGCAAATGTAAATCTAACAgagctggaaagaaaaaaaaaagtaaataaatgaaaccagaGCGCTGACACAGCTTCTTACCACTCTCTTGTATAGATCTCTGAAGCGCCTCTGCCAGTTCTCTGTCAGCGATCTCCTCTGGATGCGCGTCTTCACGTCCTTCTGGTCCGTACGCGAGCCGGGCGCACTCCGGCAGTTCCGCCTCAGACAGGAAGCGCGTTTCGGTGCCCGTGGTGCCGATAATGAGCAGGTTCTTCTTCAGGTCGATTGAACACTACGAGGAGAAGCGGACAGAAAGCGTCCCTAAATTactgagaggaaaaataaaagcctttctGCACGTGCATTGATAAATTACAATGTCATCAATATAACTCATCTCAGtaaattttattctatttatttattttatcatctaAATATACTTTTTGAATACAGCTAACCTGATGTCTCTTCAGCATGTCCAGGCCTAGCAGCATGTCCATCGGCTGGTCCTCCAATATGGAGAAAGAACAAGGAAGGAAGTCTCCTTCTATTTGGACCTGAGCtagaaggaagaaaaaggagaaaaaggtgAATAAAGACTTAAAGTTGTATCATTATTTTGTAAGGAAGGCATATGACTGTGTCACAGTAATTATAgcccaacaaacacaaatattgacCTTGAAAAACAATCCAATTTTGGGTACTTATGTAGGACACCAGTCATGTAAAGAAGTGTTATTTGTAGCATTAGACTGCACACAGTAGCCCTGTTTAATCatatattcaaaaatattgttatttattaatgttttcattgaacaaacagtggagaaaacagttaaaataataatctgaaccATGTGGAGAGTTTTGggagtttttaaacattatgaattgatatttattgtgacaacaataaataaaaactctttatcacaataaattataaacaatACGATAAACccagatttcagaaaaaaatattttctgatgctCCATAACCAGATAATATCAGGACATTTAGTATCCAAATAGTTACATTTAACCGAGCTCTGCtggtttggatttaaaaaatttgattCTGCAAGCAGGAAAAAAGCCTCTAATCGCTTCACGCTTATTAAATCACAACCTGTGTTGTAAAATTAAAGAGGATAATGCCTGAGTGAATATAAAACcattattgttgtattttaatgtactacattttaacatgttgaaGAGCTGTATTCATATGAAGCCATCTACCCAAATGAACTCTGCCGATGATCTTCTGAGTGCCCACTCCTTTGGCGATCCCCGCCCAGCGCCGGTCCACCAGTCGCATGATGTTGCAGCGCTCTGCACATGCCTGGCTCATGATGGTCATCTGCGCTCCTTaacatgacaaacaaaaaacggATAAAAGGAGGACAAAAATTGACAAAACAGGACTGAAAGGTGCAATTTCGGTATCAAACATACTGCGTCGTTTTAATTCATGCTTGAATGTCAGTTTTAATGACTGTAACTAAAGTCAGATACTGATGGCTGGTGAGTTAATGTTGCTTTTTACATGTATTCAAATATGACAGGACGACAAACAGAAAGGTAAATTCAAGTATAAAACAAATCCTGATCAACTAAAAGTGACATTCCCACTAACTTTGAAGCCAAGATATTTTTGAACATGCTGAAACTAAACCACTGTTCAGCGCTCGCATGTTTTATTACCGCTCCGTTTCTTGACCAACAAACTTGTAGAAACTTTATCAGGCATCAGGGTTTTATGTTCATTACCTGAGTCAACAAAAGCTTTCACAGGATGGCCATTGACTTTGCAGTTAATGTACAGCATAACCACCTGTCCAAAGCTTTCAGGGGCCTCCTCCATTGCAATTGTCATATTCTCCTCCACGTTGTGCTGCCtggtaaaagaaagaaagttaaaaCATGGTGGTCAAGACTGAATTTTAATGCACGGTTGAATTAGGTTAGAAATTACAACAATCATGTTCaaatttttcactttcattATCAGTGAAACCAGAGCTGTGTTGTATTTTGTATTGCATTGAAGTAAGTTGTTatagtgattttttaaaatgttttcctaccTGATGTCCTCCTCAATCTTTGCCTGAGCTTCCAAATCAAACGGATCAGCGGTCAGAAGTCTGATTCGCTCTTGCTCTCTTCTGGCTCGATCCTGTTGTTGCTCCAGCAGCACTTTGGTGAAACGCTCTGAAAAAAAGAGGGATCAAATAACTGCTAGTTGGAAATCTGTTGATACAACACACGTACGTAGTTTACGCCACCAATTTGATCTTTATGCAAAACAAGCAAGAGGAAAGAcatttttgaaagtaaaaaaactacgaaaaatcTTGTTTGCCAAAAATTGTGTATGGGAGATTG from the Xiphophorus maculatus strain JP 163 A chromosome 20, X_maculatus-5.0-male, whole genome shotgun sequence genome contains:
- the LOC102222075 gene encoding protein DDI1 homolog 2 isoform X3 — translated: MLVTVFCAPRDRPETTFALDVSPELELRDFVALCELESGIPAGEIQITYVEQPLKDPTRALGTYGVKDGDVVVLRQADRRPPQTQPAFPGLPRIDFRSITVPGTSSSPNQLPAPQPRQQAPQQPPPPQPQPQPRPTQPSTPMAFRGSSPQGLDNPALLQQMLLSNPHELSLLKERNPPLAEALLSGDLERFTKVLLEQQQDRARREQERIRLLTADPFDLEAQAKIEEDIRQHNVEENMTIAMEEAPESFGQVVMLYINCKVNGHPVKAFVDSGAQMTIMSQACAERCNIMRLVDRRWAGIAKGVGTQKIIGRVHLAQVQIEGDFLPCSFSILEDQPMDMLLGLDMLKRHQCSIDLKKNLLIIGTTGTETRFLSEAELPECARLAYGPEGREDAHPEEIADRELAEALQRSIQESGEH